A region of Rhizorhabdus wittichii RW1 DNA encodes the following proteins:
- a CDS encoding radical SAM enzyme, Cfr family (TIGRFAM: radical SAM enzyme, Cfr family~PFAM: Radical SAM domain protein) encodes MNHPQPITMPIPGHIDPVPVPRDLKPRVDGRIDLLGLSRDDLRMALETAQLEPRQAKLRAKQLWHWIYNRGATDFAVMTDIAKDMRGWLDQRFVVSRPEVVEAQVSTDGTRKWLLRSDDGQDYEMVFIPDADRGTLCVSSQVGCTLNCRFCHTGTMKLVRNLTPAEIVGQVMLARDALGEWPSQPEGRMLTNIVMMGMGEPLYNFDNVRDALKLVMDGDGLALSKRRITLSTAGVVPMMARAGEEIGVNLAVSLHAITKEVRDEIVPLNRKYGIEDLLQACADYPGANNARRITFEYVMLKDKNDRDEDALELVRLIRKYRLPAKVNLIPFNPWPGAPYECSDPDRVARFSDLIFKAGISAPVRTPRGRDIMAACGQLKSAAEKKSRAELDRMAAEKQAALG; translated from the coding sequence ATGAATCACCCGCAGCCCATCACCATGCCGATTCCCGGCCACATCGATCCTGTGCCGGTTCCGCGCGACCTGAAGCCGCGCGTCGACGGCCGGATCGACCTGCTCGGCCTGTCGCGCGACGACCTGCGGATGGCGCTGGAGACCGCCCAGCTCGAACCCAGGCAGGCGAAGCTGCGCGCCAAGCAGCTCTGGCACTGGATCTACAATCGCGGCGCGACCGACTTCGCGGTGATGACCGACATCGCCAAGGACATGCGCGGCTGGCTCGACCAGCGCTTCGTCGTCTCGCGGCCCGAAGTGGTCGAGGCGCAGGTGTCGACCGACGGCACCCGCAAATGGCTGCTCCGCTCGGACGACGGCCAGGATTACGAGATGGTGTTCATCCCCGATGCCGACCGGGGCACCCTCTGCGTCTCCAGCCAGGTCGGCTGCACGCTCAACTGCCGCTTCTGCCACACCGGCACGATGAAGCTGGTGCGCAACCTGACCCCGGCCGAGATCGTCGGGCAGGTGATGCTGGCGCGCGACGCGCTCGGCGAATGGCCGTCCCAGCCGGAAGGGCGGATGCTCACCAACATCGTGATGATGGGGATGGGCGAGCCGCTCTACAATTTCGACAATGTCCGCGACGCGCTCAAGCTGGTCATGGACGGCGACGGCCTGGCGCTGTCGAAGCGGCGCATCACCCTGTCGACCGCCGGCGTCGTGCCGATGATGGCGCGCGCGGGCGAGGAGATCGGCGTCAACCTCGCCGTCTCGCTCCACGCGATCACCAAGGAGGTGCGCGACGAGATCGTGCCCCTCAACCGCAAATATGGGATCGAGGACCTGCTGCAGGCCTGCGCCGACTATCCCGGCGCCAACAATGCCCGGCGCATCACCTTCGAATATGTCATGCTCAAGGACAAGAACGACCGCGACGAGGACGCGCTCGAGCTGGTCCGCCTGATCCGCAAGTACCGGCTGCCCGCCAAGGTCAACCTGATCCCGTTCAACCCCTGGCCGGGCGCGCCCTATGAATGCTCCGATCCCGACCGGGTCGCGCGCTTCTCCGACCTGATCTTCAAGGCGGGCATCTCGGCGCCCGTCCGCACCCCGCGCGGGCGCGACATCATGGCCGCCTGCGGCCAGCTCAAGTCGGCGGCGGAGAAGAAGAGCCGCGCCGAGCTCGACCGCATGGCGGCCGAGAAACAGGCGGCGCTCGGCTGA
- a CDS encoding cyclopropane-fatty-acyl-phospholipid synthase (PFAM: Cyclopropane-fatty-acyl-phospholipid synthase; Methyltransferase type 11; Methyltransferase type 12), with protein sequence MSLFDRFAGHLFKRGEMTIIMADGDVRRYGTPDPAIKPVTIRFADKGVTGFIARNPHLHAAEAFMDGRLVIEQGDIRDLVDLVRANGKWEEGRVTLRGTFANLVRDRLRAVLASVNWASRSKANVAHHYDLNDRLYDLFLDADRQYSCAYFTDPDNGLEQAQADKKAHIAAKLHLKPGQRVLDIGCGWGGMALYLNRAADVDVLGITLSEEQLKVARERAAAAGVSDRVRFELIDYRALEGKFDRIVSVGMFEHVGVPQYETFFMKCRDLLADDGVMLLHTIGRLGVPGKTDAFTLKYIFPGGYNPALSEIVSASEPARMIVADVEPLRLHYGMTLDRWYDRTVAAKDAIVALYDERFFRMWTFYLAGARAAFYHGNLCNYQIQYVRDRRAVPITRSYMAEKEAELPR encoded by the coding sequence ATGTCGTTATTCGATCGCTTCGCCGGCCATCTCTTCAAACGCGGCGAAATGACCATCATCATGGCCGACGGCGACGTCCGCCGCTACGGCACGCCCGATCCGGCGATCAAGCCCGTCACCATCCGCTTCGCCGACAAGGGCGTCACCGGCTTCATCGCGCGCAACCCGCACCTCCACGCCGCCGAGGCGTTCATGGACGGCCGGCTGGTGATCGAGCAGGGCGACATCCGCGACCTGGTCGACCTGGTCCGCGCCAACGGCAAGTGGGAGGAAGGCCGCGTCACCCTGCGCGGCACCTTCGCCAACCTGGTCAGGGACCGGCTCCGCGCCGTGCTGGCCAGCGTCAACTGGGCGAGCCGGTCGAAGGCCAATGTCGCGCATCACTATGATCTCAACGACCGGCTCTACGACCTCTTCCTCGACGCCGACCGGCAATATAGCTGCGCCTATTTCACCGATCCCGACAACGGCCTCGAACAGGCGCAGGCCGACAAGAAGGCGCATATCGCCGCCAAGCTGCACCTCAAGCCGGGGCAGAGGGTGCTCGACATCGGCTGCGGCTGGGGCGGCATGGCGCTCTACCTGAACCGCGCCGCCGACGTCGATGTGCTCGGCATCACCCTGTCGGAGGAGCAGCTCAAGGTCGCGCGCGAGCGGGCGGCGGCGGCGGGCGTGTCCGATCGGGTCCGCTTCGAGCTGATCGACTATCGCGCGCTGGAGGGGAAGTTCGACCGGATCGTCTCGGTCGGCATGTTCGAGCATGTCGGCGTGCCGCAGTACGAGACCTTCTTCATGAAGTGCCGCGACCTGCTGGCCGACGACGGGGTGATGCTGCTCCACACGATCGGGCGGCTCGGCGTGCCGGGCAAGACCGACGCCTTCACCCTCAAATATATCTTCCCCGGCGGCTACAACCCGGCGCTGTCGGAGATCGTTTCGGCCAGCGAGCCGGCGCGGATGATCGTCGCCGACGTCGAGCCGCTGCGGCTCCACTACGGGATGACGCTCGACCGCTGGTACGATCGCACCGTGGCGGCGAAGGACGCGATCGTCGCGCTCTATGACGAGCGCTTCTTCCGCATGTGGACCTTCTACCTGGCCGGCGCGCGGGCGGCCTTCTACCACGGCAATCTGTGCAATTATCAGATCCAGTATGTCCGCGATCGCCGCGCGGTGCCAATCACTCGTTCCTATATGGCGGAAAAGGAAGCGGAGCTGCCGCGCTGA
- a CDS encoding short-chain dehydrogenase/reductase SDR (PFAM: short-chain dehydrogenase/reductase SDR): protein MSDNASRKILVLGGSRGIGAALVRRFAGAGDHVVFSYAGSADAAAALAAETGARAVRVDSADRDALVAAVAAEGPVDVLLVNAGTLALGDPLTLDADAVDHMIDVNVRAPYHAAVEAARTMPGDGRILVIGSTNGDRMPFAGGAAYAMTKSAIQGMVRGLARDLGGRGITVNAIQPGPTDTDMNPASGPMAETMHGFMAIKRHVHASEIADYAAFLASPSAAMITGSMQTIDGGFGA from the coding sequence ATGTCCGACAATGCTTCGCGCAAGATCCTCGTCCTCGGCGGCAGCCGGGGGATCGGCGCCGCGCTGGTCCGCCGTTTCGCCGGCGCCGGCGACCATGTCGTCTTCAGCTATGCCGGATCGGCCGACGCCGCCGCCGCGCTCGCCGCGGAGACCGGCGCCCGCGCCGTCCGGGTCGACAGCGCCGATCGCGACGCGCTGGTCGCCGCGGTCGCGGCGGAGGGGCCGGTCGACGTGCTGCTGGTCAATGCCGGCACGCTCGCGCTCGGCGATCCGCTGACGCTCGACGCCGACGCGGTCGACCATATGATCGACGTCAACGTCCGCGCGCCCTACCACGCCGCGGTCGAGGCCGCCCGGACGATGCCCGGCGACGGCCGCATCCTCGTCATCGGGTCGACCAACGGCGACCGCATGCCCTTCGCCGGGGGCGCCGCCTATGCGATGACCAAGTCGGCGATCCAGGGCATGGTGCGCGGCCTCGCCCGCGACCTGGGCGGTCGCGGCATCACCGTCAATGCGATCCAGCCGGGGCCCACCGACACCGACATGAACCCCGCGAGCGGCCCGATGGCCGAGACGATGCACGGCTTCATGGCGATCAAGCGCCATGTCCACGCGTCGGAGATCGCCGACTATGCCGCCTTCCTCGCCAGTCCCTCGGCGGCGATGATCACCGGATCGATGCAGACGATCGACGGCGGCTTCGGGGCTTGA
- a CDS encoding transcriptional regulator, TetR family (PFAM: regulatory protein, TetR) — MTATKKSQGRGRPRGFDPEQAIATAQALFQEKGYDGVGVADIGKALGITPPSFYNAFGSKAALFDKVLDRYAGSFGRFVPDALDGGGGVAEAIARVLRDAARLYARKDGIAGCLVLDGARSSGDAEAVALTRRKMEESQALIAARIAAEAPDRADRLASIVVTALKGLSAAARDGASPDELRAFADAAAAGFRVALGE; from the coding sequence ATGACCGCTACAAAAAAATCGCAAGGGCGTGGCAGGCCGCGCGGATTCGATCCCGAGCAGGCGATCGCGACCGCGCAGGCGCTGTTCCAGGAGAAGGGCTATGACGGAGTCGGCGTCGCCGACATCGGCAAGGCGCTCGGCATCACCCCGCCCAGCTTCTACAACGCCTTCGGCAGCAAGGCGGCGCTGTTCGACAAGGTGCTCGACCGCTATGCGGGCAGCTTCGGCCGCTTCGTGCCCGACGCGCTCGACGGCGGCGGCGGGGTCGCCGAGGCGATCGCGCGGGTGCTGCGCGACGCGGCGCGGCTCTATGCGCGCAAGGACGGGATCGCCGGCTGTCTGGTGCTCGACGGCGCGCGCAGCAGCGGCGATGCCGAGGCGGTCGCGCTGACCCGGCGGAAGATGGAGGAGAGCCAGGCGCTGATCGCGGCGCGGATCGCCGCCGAGGCGCCCGACCGCGCCGACCGGCTCGCCTCGATCGTCGTGACGGCGCTCAAGGGCCTGTCGGCGGCGGCGCGCGACGGCGCGAGCCCCGACGAGCTGCGCGCCTTCGCCGATGCGGCGGCGGCGGGGTTCCGGGTGGCGCTGGGGGAGTAG
- a CDS encoding Calcium-binding EF-hand-containing protein (SMART: Calcium-binding EF-hand-containing protein) has product MKKTSLIAGAALAALLAGVAVAQPGPRGDGPPPPPQTRAELQARIAEQFKKADTNGDGFVTRAEADAVRAKMRAAFAEKRQERKGERFAMLDKDGNGALSKDEYLAPPPPRGDARDAGRPDRDGKHGRTGWRGGHHRGGMAMMGHWFDRADANKDGKVSLAEAQAGPLAMFDRVDTNHDGTISPEERQAARAAMRAKWQERRDAAKPQG; this is encoded by the coding sequence ATGAAGAAGACCTCCCTGATCGCCGGCGCCGCGCTCGCCGCCCTGCTGGCCGGCGTCGCGGTCGCCCAGCCCGGTCCGCGCGGCGACGGCCCCCCGCCCCCGCCGCAGACCCGCGCCGAGTTGCAGGCGAGGATCGCCGAGCAGTTCAAGAAGGCCGACACCAATGGCGACGGCTTCGTCACCAGGGCGGAGGCGGACGCCGTCCGCGCGAAGATGCGCGCGGCCTTCGCCGAGAAGCGCCAGGAGCGGAAGGGCGAGCGCTTCGCGATGCTCGACAAGGACGGCAACGGCGCGCTGTCGAAGGACGAGTATCTCGCGCCTCCGCCGCCGCGCGGCGACGCCAGGGACGCCGGCCGCCCCGATCGCGACGGCAAGCATGGCCGGACCGGCTGGCGTGGCGGGCACCATCGCGGCGGCATGGCGATGATGGGCCATTGGTTCGATCGCGCCGATGCGAACAAGGACGGCAAGGTCAGCCTCGCCGAGGCGCAGGCCGGCCCGCTGGCGATGTTCGACCGGGTCGACACCAACCATGACGGCACGATCAGCCCCGAGGAGCGCCAGGCCGCCCGCGCGGCGATGCGCGCCAAATGGCAGGAGCGCCGCGACGCGGCGAAACCGCAGGGCTGA
- a CDS encoding argininosuccinate synthase (PFAM: argininosuccinate synthase): MSDVKRVVLAFSGGLDTSVILKWLQQTYQCEVVTFTADLGQGEELEPARAKAKLMGVPDEHIFIDDLREEFVKDYVFPMMRGNALYEGLYLLGTSIARPLIAKRQIEIARAVGADAVSHGATGKGNDQVRFELGYYGLAPDIRVIAPWREWDLTSRTALIDFAEKHQIPVPKDKRGESPFSTDANLLHTSSEGKVLEDPWEEVPDYVYSRTVNPEDAPDQPEIITIDFERGDGVALNGEGMSPATLLTALNELGRKHGIGRLDLVENRFVGMKSRGMYETPGGAIYHLAHRGIEQITLDRGAAHLKDELAPRYAELIYNGFWFSPEREMLQAAIDHSQEKVTGTVRLKLYKGGVHVIGRKSPYTLYSEKVVTFEDDAGAYDQRDAAGFIKLNALRLRLLGRRDGR, translated from the coding sequence ATGAGCGATGTGAAGCGGGTGGTGCTGGCCTTCTCGGGGGGGCTCGACACGAGCGTGATCCTGAAATGGCTGCAGCAGACCTACCAGTGCGAGGTCGTCACCTTCACCGCCGACCTCGGCCAGGGCGAGGAGCTGGAGCCCGCGCGCGCCAAGGCGAAGCTGATGGGCGTGCCCGACGAGCACATCTTCATCGACGACCTCCGCGAGGAGTTCGTCAAGGACTATGTCTTCCCGATGATGCGCGGCAACGCGCTCTACGAGGGGCTCTACCTGCTCGGCACCTCGATCGCCCGGCCGCTGATCGCCAAGCGCCAGATCGAGATCGCGAGGGCGGTCGGCGCCGACGCGGTCAGCCATGGCGCGACCGGCAAGGGCAACGACCAGGTCCGCTTCGAGCTGGGCTATTACGGCCTCGCCCCCGACATCCGCGTGATCGCGCCGTGGCGCGAGTGGGACCTGACCAGCCGCACCGCGCTGATCGACTTCGCCGAGAAGCACCAGATCCCGGTCCCCAAGGACAAGCGCGGCGAATCGCCCTTCTCGACCGACGCGAACCTTCTCCACACCTCGTCCGAGGGCAAGGTGCTCGAGGACCCGTGGGAGGAGGTGCCCGACTATGTCTATTCGCGCACCGTCAACCCGGAGGACGCCCCCGACCAGCCCGAGATCATCACCATCGACTTCGAGCGCGGCGACGGCGTCGCGCTGAACGGCGAGGGGATGAGCCCGGCGACGCTGCTGACCGCGCTCAACGAGCTCGGCCGCAAGCACGGCATCGGCCGGCTCGACCTGGTGGAGAACCGCTTCGTCGGCATGAAGTCGCGCGGCATGTACGAGACGCCGGGCGGCGCCATCTACCACCTCGCCCATCGCGGCATCGAGCAGATCACCCTCGATCGCGGCGCCGCGCACCTCAAGGACGAGCTGGCGCCTCGCTATGCCGAGCTGATCTACAACGGCTTCTGGTTCTCGCCCGAGCGCGAGATGCTCCAGGCCGCGATCGACCACAGCCAGGAGAAGGTGACCGGCACCGTCCGGCTCAAGCTCTACAAGGGCGGGGTCCATGTGATCGGCCGCAAGTCGCCCTACACGCTCTATTCGGAGAAGGTCGTCACCTTCGAGGACGACGCGGGCGCCTATGACCAGCGCGACGCGGCGGGCTTCATCAAGCTCAACGCGCTGCGCCTCCGCCTGCTCGGCCGCCGCGACGGGCGGTAG
- a CDS encoding membrane-like protein, which yields MAGPVWHKRAPMTAAKLPRPALFLAAALIAGFALWARAWNLGAEPMWLDEGYSAYAAAQGWDFLWNTVPRYETHPPFYYSLLRAWTLVAGDGLLAHRMLGLLCGLATLPVAALAAARLARIAGVDRAPVALAAAALVAASPVLVWMTREIRPYPLMILAYAGATLALLAIAERRAAGRPLAGAAFAGWLGCGALMLWLHNLGPLYAGAMGLALLCVVRVRTMTRADWLWFAGGHALAIALWLPALFILLDQAPEWVKATWLKFSTVDLWRRATYMFTGPRDDIRAAAAILTLCGAALLWRARRRGTLAALLILALLPVAVSLLVSAQVTPVFIIRTMTALAVPALLLMGLGIGWGWRRYGWLLPVGALAWMLVGQVGIDIESRGHVRRDWYEAVAWLAPRFRPGDVVLAYPNEGALPFDRAVRDRGLAMPSRPIPTAIPSLDPPPGSWYVSGSRGVPSLDRTHLRAIAQDPATRAVPTVWLLRLGPWAYDKGDVFLEELARDRVEVGRFRDGAIDIVGLRQKQKILPERSSGRGTAEGGGGVAP from the coding sequence ATGGCGGGCCCGGTCTGGCATAAGCGGGCGCCGATGACCGCCGCCAAGCTCCCCCGCCCCGCCCTGTTCCTCGCCGCCGCGCTGATCGCGGGGTTCGCGCTGTGGGCGCGGGCCTGGAACCTCGGGGCCGAGCCGATGTGGCTGGACGAGGGCTACAGCGCCTATGCCGCCGCGCAGGGCTGGGACTTCCTGTGGAACACCGTCCCCCGCTACGAGACGCATCCGCCCTTTTATTATTCGCTGCTGCGCGCCTGGACGCTGGTCGCGGGCGACGGGCTGCTCGCGCACCGCATGCTCGGCCTGCTGTGCGGGCTGGCGACGCTGCCGGTCGCGGCGCTGGCGGCGGCACGGCTGGCGCGAATCGCCGGGGTCGACCGCGCGCCGGTGGCGCTCGCCGCCGCGGCGCTGGTCGCGGCCTCGCCGGTGCTGGTCTGGATGACGCGCGAGATCCGGCCCTATCCGCTGATGATCCTCGCCTATGCCGGCGCGACCCTCGCGCTGCTCGCGATCGCCGAGCGGCGCGCGGCGGGCCGGCCGCTGGCGGGGGCCGCCTTCGCCGGCTGGCTCGGCTGCGGGGCGCTGATGCTGTGGCTCCACAATCTCGGGCCGCTCTATGCCGGGGCGATGGGCCTCGCGCTGCTCTGCGTCGTCCGGGTGCGGACGATGACGCGCGCCGACTGGCTGTGGTTCGCCGGCGGCCACGCGCTGGCGATCGCGCTGTGGCTGCCGGCGCTGTTCATCCTGCTCGACCAGGCGCCCGAATGGGTCAAGGCGACCTGGCTCAAATTCTCGACCGTCGACCTGTGGCGGCGCGCGACCTACATGTTCACCGGCCCGCGCGACGACATCCGCGCGGCGGCGGCGATCCTCACGCTGTGCGGGGCTGCGCTGCTGTGGCGCGCGCGCCGGCGCGGGACGCTCGCCGCGCTGCTGATCCTCGCGCTGCTCCCGGTCGCCGTCTCGCTGCTCGTCTCGGCGCAGGTCACCCCGGTCTTCATCATCCGGACGATGACCGCGCTCGCCGTCCCCGCGCTGCTGCTGATGGGACTGGGGATCGGCTGGGGGTGGCGGCGATATGGATGGCTGCTGCCGGTCGGCGCGCTCGCCTGGATGCTGGTCGGGCAGGTCGGCATCGACATCGAGTCGCGCGGCCATGTCCGGCGCGACTGGTATGAGGCGGTCGCCTGGCTCGCCCCGCGCTTCCGGCCCGGCGACGTCGTCCTCGCCTATCCCAACGAGGGCGCGCTGCCGTTCGACCGGGCGGTGCGCGACCGCGGCCTGGCGATGCCGAGCCGCCCGATCCCGACCGCGATCCCCAGCCTCGATCCGCCGCCGGGGAGCTGGTACGTCAGCGGCTCGCGCGGCGTCCCCTCGCTCGACCGCACGCACCTGCGCGCGATCGCCCAGGACCCGGCGACCCGCGCGGTCCCGACCGTCTGGCTGCTCCGCCTCGGCCCCTGGGCCTATGACAAGGGCGACGTCTTCCTGGAGGAACTGGCACGGGACCGCGTCGAGGTCGGCCGCTTCAGGGACGGCGCGATCGACATCGTGGGGCTGCGCCAGAAACAAAAAATCCTCCCTGAGCGCAGCTCGGGGAGGGGGACCGCCGAAGGCGGTGGAGGGGTGGCGCCGTAG
- a CDS encoding transposase IS116/IS110/IS902 family protein (PFAM: transposase, IS111A/IS1328/IS1533; transposase IS116/IS110/IS902 family protein), translated as MIRYADEIQTALGLDVSQDSVTLFDSVTGQTLTIANETQALTAALDPLRNRDLAVCEATGGHEDKLLAVLCGLAIPVHRGDAAKIKAYIRSFGKRAKTDPIDARWLSRYAIDRSPGLMRWQPPEPCQAQISLLVSRRLDLVAMKRQETNRLKAPRGHLVADDIRDHIADLEHRIRTIEVQIEELINQHRDLTSRARALRSIPGVAAVLAPLLIATMPELGSLNRRQAASLAGCAPHPRDSGKLQARRHSSGGRRQIRPALFIAALAAARGKNPLADFYNALVRAGKPKRLALAALMRKIICIANARIRDAANLQPQLT; from the coding sequence ATGATACGATATGCCGACGAAATCCAGACAGCTCTTGGCCTCGACGTATCCCAGGACAGCGTGACCCTGTTCGACAGCGTAACCGGCCAGACCCTCACCATAGCCAACGAGACCCAGGCCCTCACGGCCGCGCTCGATCCGCTGCGCAACCGCGATCTGGCCGTATGCGAAGCGACCGGAGGCCATGAGGACAAGCTCCTCGCCGTCCTCTGCGGCCTCGCCATCCCCGTTCACCGCGGTGATGCCGCCAAGATCAAGGCCTATATCCGCTCCTTCGGCAAACGCGCCAAGACCGACCCCATCGATGCCCGCTGGCTCAGCCGCTACGCCATCGACCGCAGTCCCGGCCTGATGCGCTGGCAACCTCCCGAGCCTTGCCAGGCCCAGATCAGCCTCCTCGTCTCACGACGCCTCGATCTCGTCGCCATGAAGCGCCAGGAAACCAATCGCCTCAAGGCCCCTCGTGGGCATCTCGTCGCCGACGACATCCGCGACCATATCGCCGATCTCGAACACCGTATCCGCACCATCGAGGTTCAGATCGAGGAGCTCATCAACCAACACCGCGACCTCACCTCCCGCGCTCGCGCCTTGCGATCCATCCCAGGCGTCGCCGCCGTCCTCGCTCCTCTCCTGATCGCAACCATGCCCGAACTCGGCTCTCTCAACCGCCGGCAGGCCGCAAGCCTCGCTGGTTGCGCCCCTCATCCCAGAGACAGCGGAAAACTCCAGGCCCGCCGACACAGCTCAGGCGGACGAAGGCAGATCAGGCCCGCCCTCTTCATCGCCGCCCTCGCCGCCGCTCGCGGCAAAAATCCTCTCGCAGACTTCTACAACGCACTCGTCCGCGCTGGAAAACCCAAACGCCTCGCTCTCGCCGCCCTCATGCGCAAAATTATCTGCATCGCCAATGCTCGCATCCGCGACGCTGCCAATCTCCAGCCTCAACTGACTTGA
- a CDS encoding signal transduction histidine kinase, LytS (PFAM: ATP-binding region, ATPase domain protein domain protein; histidine kinase internal region), which produces MVLSLIGSKPFFDDKNHAFWVLQSAGWSGYFVLRALGGLANNMGLLFIVPTALTTATGYSLTLLMASAFRRLIKLKPIVTWTVSILILVLAAAVFSSIETWAHATFYRPQEMPKGIQFFGAILLDLALLAAWSSLYYGINFYLLLEEQSDRVERLESQASSAQLAMLRYQLNPHFLFNTLNSISTLVLLKETQRANAMLSRLSSFLRYTLANEPEGTVSLAQEIETLKLYLDIEKMRFEDRLRADFEIDPAASEARLPSLLLQPLVENAIKYAVTPLEEGADIVVTARLAGMEPDRRLIITVTDTGPGLNDGLTRPTYSTGVGLANIRDRLAQAYGTDQRFEVQTDRQEGFGVVIDIPFQSAKQRKDSA; this is translated from the coding sequence ATGGTACTCTCCCTTATCGGCTCAAAGCCGTTCTTCGACGACAAGAACCATGCCTTCTGGGTGCTCCAGTCGGCCGGGTGGAGCGGCTATTTCGTGCTGCGCGCGCTCGGCGGGCTGGCCAACAACATGGGCCTGCTGTTCATCGTGCCGACGGCGCTGACCACCGCGACCGGCTATTCGCTGACCCTGCTGATGGCGTCGGCCTTCCGCCGGCTGATCAAGCTCAAGCCGATCGTCACCTGGACGGTGTCGATCCTGATCCTGGTGCTGGCGGCGGCGGTGTTCTCGTCGATCGAGACCTGGGCGCACGCCACCTTCTACCGGCCGCAGGAGATGCCCAAGGGCATCCAGTTCTTCGGCGCGATCCTGCTCGATCTCGCGCTGCTCGCGGCCTGGTCCTCGCTTTATTACGGGATCAACTTCTACCTGCTGCTCGAGGAGCAGTCCGACCGGGTCGAGCGGCTCGAGAGCCAGGCGAGCTCGGCGCAGCTCGCGATGCTGCGCTACCAGCTCAACCCGCATTTCCTGTTCAACACGCTCAACTCGATCTCGACGCTGGTGCTGCTCAAGGAGACCCAGCGCGCCAATGCGATGCTGTCGCGCCTGTCCTCCTTCCTGCGCTACACCCTCGCCAACGAGCCCGAGGGCACGGTCAGCCTCGCCCAGGAGATCGAGACGCTGAAGCTCTATCTCGACATCGAGAAGATGCGCTTCGAGGACCGGCTGCGCGCCGATTTCGAGATCGATCCGGCGGCGTCGGAGGCCCGGCTGCCCTCGCTGCTGCTCCAGCCGCTGGTCGAGAATGCGATCAAATATGCGGTCACCCCGCTCGAAGAGGGCGCGGACATCGTCGTCACCGCCCGGCTGGCCGGCATGGAACCGGATCGTCGCCTGATCATTACGGTTACCGACACCGGACCGGGGTTGAACGATGGATTGACGCGTCCCACCTACTCGACCGGCGTCGGTCTGGCGAATATTCGCGACAGGCTGGCGCAGGCTTATGGCACGGACCAACGATTTGAGGTCCAGACTGACCGGCAGGAAGGTTTCGGAGTCGTGATCGACATCCCCTTCCAGTCCGCGAAACAGCGCAAGGATAGTGCATGA
- a CDS encoding two component transcriptional regulator, LytTR family (PFAM: response regulator receiver; LytTr DNA-binding region): MTIRTILVDDEPLAIQGLRLRLAAHEDVEIIETCLNGREAIRAIKTHKPDLVFLDIQMPGFDGFSVIQGLMEVEPPLFVFCTAYEDHAIRAFQAQALDYLLKPVDEQRLADTLDRVRQRLAEKKGVEEVGRLKEVLAEVAPDAADSYGESDDAPASNRFEKMINIKDRGQIFRVDVDTIERIDAAGDYMCIYTGDNTLILRETMKDLEKRLDPRRFQRVHRSTIVNLDLVRQVKPHTNGECFLVLDSGAQVKVSRSYREVVARFVH, encoded by the coding sequence ATGACGATCCGAACCATTCTCGTCGACGACGAGCCGCTCGCCATTCAGGGCTTGAGATTGAGGCTGGCGGCACACGAGGATGTCGAAATCATCGAAACCTGCCTGAACGGCCGCGAGGCGATCCGGGCGATCAAGACCCACAAGCCCGACCTCGTCTTCCTCGACATCCAGATGCCCGGATTCGACGGCTTCTCCGTGATCCAGGGGCTGATGGAGGTCGAGCCGCCGCTGTTCGTCTTCTGCACCGCCTATGAGGATCACGCGATCCGCGCCTTCCAGGCGCAGGCGCTCGACTATCTGCTCAAGCCCGTCGACGAGCAGCGGCTGGCCGACACGCTCGACCGCGTGCGCCAGCGCCTCGCCGAGAAGAAGGGCGTCGAGGAGGTCGGCCGGCTCAAGGAGGTGCTCGCCGAGGTCGCCCCCGACGCGGCCGACAGCTATGGCGAGAGCGACGACGCGCCCGCGTCGAACCGCTTCGAGAAGATGATCAACATCAAGGATCGCGGCCAGATCTTCCGCGTCGACGTCGACACGATCGAGCGGATCGACGCCGCCGGCGACTATATGTGCATCTACACCGGCGACAACACGCTGATCCTGCGCGAGACGATGAAGGACCTGGAGAAGCGGCTCGATCCGCGCCGCTTCCAGCGCGTCCACCGCTCGACGATCGTCAATCTCGACCTGGTCCGCCAGGTCAAGCCGCACACCAACGGCGAATGCTTCCTGGTGCTCGATTCGGGCGCGCAGGTGAAGGTCAGCCGCTCCTATCGCGAGGTCGTCGCGCGCTTCGTCCATTGA